TCGCCCATACCATGGCCGGCGGCATTCCGCGCATCAAGGCCTTCCTGGCGATCGCCAACCGCATTTACAAAGGCCGCGGCGAGCGCTTCATGTCCTCGCGCGCCCTGCTCGACAGCGACCTGGGCAAGCTGATCCTGATGAACTTCGACGAAGTTTCGGCGAACACCCTGAAATACCTGATCGACGCATCGGGCAAGATCCGCGAGCGCGTCGCGGCCAAGGGCGGCGAAGTACGCTACACGGCCTACGGCTACCACGGCACCGAGATCCTGATCGGCGGCGAGTACGCCTGGCAGACCTACACCAACTACACCCAGGGCTACGCCAAGATGCGCCTGGAGTCGATCGCCGACGCCGCCTTCAAGCAGGGCGTGCCCGCGACCGTGTTCAACTGCCCGGAAATCCGCACCAACTCTTCCGACATCTTCGTCGGCGTGGAACTGTCGCTGTTCCCGTTGCTGCTGGCACTCAAGCAGGAAGGTGGCGGCGCCTGGGCCCAGCAGCAATGGGATATCTGCCAGGGCCTGCTGAACGACGGCGTCTCGCTGCAGTCGATTCTCGACAAGCTGGAAACCTATCTGCAGACCGGCACCAGCACCGAGTTCCGCAACTTCGAAGCCTGGCCGATGGACAACACTCCGGAGCTGGCCGAGCTGATGATCGGCATCGCCGACGAGATCACCTCGCTGCACAAGGACAAGAAGGCCCTGATCACGGACCACCTGTCGACGCTGGTGCTGGAAGGCACGGGCCCGCTGATGTTCCATGGCGCGGCCGAAAAGATTGCGCCGGTGCTGTGGCTCAACCACGACATCATCGCCCGCCAGCTGAACGAGCTGCACAAGTAAGCAGTAGAATTTCCTGTTTGTACCTTATTTTTAAAGAGCATCATGGGCCTGTTCACTAAACACGCGAATTACGAATCCGATCACACCAAGTTCATCAAGGAACTGAAAGAGAAAACCCCGGGCATGGACGAGCGCCAGGTCGCCGGCCGCGCCCTGCTGTGGGACAAGGCTCCGCTGTCGCTGGAGGAGCAGCGCCGCGTCGACGAGTCGCGCCTGCGCCAGCAGGCTTACCCGTACCAGACCAAGGTCTGAGTCCGGCGCGAGCAGGCTGAGGACGATGGTGCCTGAGCAGGCGACCGGGGCCCCGGACGGGCCCGAAGGGCTCGCCGATTCCCCGCCGGACGACGGCGCCATCGTGGACGGTCCCGCCGTCGCCGGCACGGAGGAGGCGCTGCAGGTTGCCGCCGAGGCCGCCGAAGCCAGCATCGCCCGCCTGTACGGCGAGCCGCTGCTGCGCCTGCCCAACGACCTGTATATCCCGCCCGACGCGCTCGAAGTCTTCCTCGACGCCTTCGAAGGTCCGCTCGACCTCCTGCTGTACCTGATCCGCAAGCAGAACTTCAACATCCTCGACATCCCGATGGCGCAGGTGACCCTGCAATACCTGGAATACGTCGAGCAGATCCGCAAGCACAACCTGGAACTGGCCGCCGAGTACCTGCTGATGGCGGCCATGCTCATCGAGATCAAGTCGCGCATGCTGCTGCCCAAGCGCCAGGATGAGCTCATCGAGGACGTGGGCGACCCGCGCGCGGAACTGGTGCGGCGGCTGCTGGAGTACGAGCAGATCAAGGCGGCGGCGCAGCGCCTGGGCGCCCTGCCCCAGCACGAACGCGACTTCCAGCGCCCCTCGCTGCCGGTCGAACAGGGCCTGGCCCCGGTGTGGCCGCACGTCGATCCGCACGATCTGCAGCGCGCCTGGATGGATGTGCTGCGGCGCGCCAAGCTGACCCAGCACCACCGCATCGGGCGCGAGGAACTGTCGGTGCGCGAGCACATGTCGGCAATCCTGCGTACACTCCAGTCCCAGCGCTTCGTCGAATTCTCGGAGCTGTTCGCGGGACAGGAAAGCAGGCCGGTCGTGGTCGTGCACTTCGTGGCCATGCTCGAGCTGGCCAAGGAAACCCTGATCGAAATTACCCAGGCCGAACCATTCGCGCCCATCTATGTCTGGCTGGCCTATTCGCCGGCCTGAGCTCTTTATAACGACACCATGAAAATCATCTCCACCATCGAGGAACTGCGCGACCAGCTGCGCGGCCAACTGCGCACCGCCTTCGTCCCGACCATGGGCAACCTGCACGAGGGCCACCTGTCGCTGATGCGCCTGGCGCGCCGCCATGGCGACCCGGTCGTCGCCTCGATCTTCGTCAACCGCCTGCAGTTCGGTCCGAACGAGGACTTCGACAAATACCCGCGCACCTTCCAGGCCGACGTCGAGAAACTGGAGAAGGAAGGCGTGTACGTGCTGTTCGCACCGACCGAGAAAGACCTGTACCCGGAGCCGCAGGAATACCGCGTGTTGCCGCCGGACGACCTGGGCAACATCCTCGAAGGCGAGTTCCGCCCCGCGATGTTCCCGGGCGTGTGCACGGTGGTGACCAAGCTGTTCTCCTGTGTGCAGCCGCGCGTGGCCGTGTTCGGCAAGAAGGATTACCAGCAGCTGATGATCATCCGCAACATGGCGCGCCAGCTCGCGATGCCGACCGAGATCATCGGCGCCGAAACCTTCCGCGCCGACGACGGCCTGGCGCTGTCCTCGCGTAACGGCTACCTGTCCGCTGAGGAGCGTGCCGAAGCGCCCTTCCTGTACCAGACCCTCAACTACGTGGCCGAACAGACCCGCGGCGGCCATCCGGACCTGGTGGCGCTGGAACAGGATGCGATGCACCGCCTGGCCGCACGCGGCTGGAAGCCCGACTACGTCTCGATCCGCAAGCGCATGAACCTGCAGGCGCCGAGCCGCGATGAAGTTCTCGCTGGGGAACAATTGGTGGTGCTGACCGCCGCCAAGCTGGGCAACACCCGCCTGATCGATAATCTGGAAATTTAAACGTCACTACTTTCTTTTTTGAAATTTCCCTGTAGATATTAGCAACTATATTTGCTAGACTTGAGGAATCACTTTTTACCCAAACCACGTAAAAAGATTCAAGGAGCAGTATTTTGACCGACCTGGCCACCTCGCAGATCCGCAAGGGTCTTCCCAAGCTGTCCGATGCCGTCGCGCGGATCGGCGCTGACGCGGCTGCGCACACGATCGACGACGCCTTCCAGATCCATGACGCCCTGTCGACCCTGGCGCAGACCGGCGAAGCGATCACCGTGTATCCGCTCGGCCAGGACTTCCTGGTCGCGCGCATCGACGCCATCGATACCGAGCGCGGCTGCTTCATCCTCGACCTGGCCGAGGATGTGGTGCTCGCCGAGGGCAGGCTGATCCTCGTTGCCTCGCTGGGCGGGAATGCGAAGGTCCAGTTCGAACTCGAAGCCGGCGGCAGCCTCATCCCGGGGCGCGCCCGCGCCGTCGAGCTGCCGCTGCCGGCGAGCTGCCTGGTCCTGAACCGGCGCGCGGAAGCGCGGCTGGAAAGCCCGCTGAGCGGCAGCTACGGCGCCCGCTTCGTCTACCTGGGCAAGGTGTTCGAACTGCCGCTGTACGATTTCTCGTGCGGCGGCGTCGGCCTGCGCGCGACGCCGGAGCAGGCTTACGAATTCTATGTCGGCAAGAAGATCGACGCCGCAGAACTGGAACTGGGCCCGGCGCTGACCATCGTCGCCGACCTCGAAGTACGCCTGATGCGTCCCTTCCGCACCTTCCTGCTGGGCGAACAGGTGCAGGTCGGGTGCCGGATCTCCAACATCACCATGCAGATGAAGCAGCGCCTGGAACGGGCGGTGAGCAAGGTGCAACTGAGGCGCTGATCGCTCCGCGGCATGCCTGAAATGAAAAATGGCCCTTTGCAGGGCCATTTTTCATTGCCGACGCCCGAAGCCTCAGGTGGTGAGGTTCTGCGCCCAGGCCAGCGCACTCAAATGCGCCTTGTTCACATCCAGCGGGCTGATGTCCAGCGCCGCCGCCATCGACGCCACCAGGTTCGAATTCAGCTCGCAGGCCTCGGCCAGCGCCAGGTAGGGGCCGTAGGTGCCGCCGCGCGTCAGCAGCGCGCGCACCACCTCGTCAGGCAGCTGGATGGTGTCCAGCACGTCCTTCATCGGCAGGCCCAGCAGGCGGTCGAGCAGCGAGAACATGCCGGCCACGAACAGATACTCCGCTTCCGCGCGCGGCAGGAACTTCTGGCCGAGCAGCTCGCACAGGCGCGCACGCACGACGGCCGTTTCCATCAGCACCGGCGAGTAGCCGTTGGAGCTGGCCGTCGCCAGCAGCAGCACCAGCCAGCGGTACAGCGGCGCATAGCCCAGCATGGCGATGGCCTGGCGCAGCGACTCGATCTGGCGACCGGCGCCGAATCCGGCCGAGTTGATGAAGCGCAGGAGTTTGTAGATCAGGGCCGGGTCGCGCTTGAGCACGGCCTCGATCTTCGGCACGTCCTCGTTGTTCTGCACCATCTGCATCAGTTGCAGGATGATCGCCTGGGCCGGGTTCATGCCCTTGGCATTGCCGCCCTCGCGCGGGGTCAGGTGCAGCTTGCCGACGAAGGCGTCCAGGCCCAGCGCGGCGCAGGCGTCGAAGTCGGCCCAGGTCGACACCGGACGGCCGACCATGCGCAGCGTCGACTGCTTGACGGCGGCATAGGTGCGGGCCTGGGTGGCGACGTCGGCGCCGGCGAAGCGCACTTCGGCGTAGGACGCGATGACGGAGAGGTTGCGGCCCAGCAGCTCCAGGTTGGCGCCGCGCAGCGAGATGCCGACGCCGCCGGCGCGCAGGGCCTGCACGGCGGCACGGGTATCGACGTTCACGAGATCGCGCACGCTGATCGACAGCACGGTGCGCTCCGGCGGCAGCGCATGCAGGGCATCGGTCGACAGCATTGCCGGCACGGCGTCGAGGAACAGCAGTTTGTCGCGCAGCAGCCAGCCTTGCTCGTCGTCGACCAGGTGCTCGGCAACGAAGCCGACCAGCGCTTCGAGGTCGGCCGCGCTCACTTCCCTTCCGCTCTGCTGTTGCCAGCACAGTTCATAACCAATCACACGCTGCTTGGGGTCAAGCAGGGGTTCACGGACGATGAAGTTGGTTTGATGCATTTGATAACAATCGCCGCAAGAGACAGGGGCGATGCGCCGTCCGCGGGCGCACCGGAATTCAGAAGCCGAGGCTGTCGAGCAGGTCGTCGACCTGGCCCTGGTCGGCCACCACTTCGGCATCGCCTTCAGGCTTGATCTGCGGGCCGTTCATTAAGCTGTTACTGAGCAGACCAGTGTCGAACTCGCGCTTGACCTCGGCCGGCGCGAAATCGACCAGCACCTGGACCAGTTGCTTTTCGAGATTCTGGGCGATGCCGGTGATGCGCTTGATTACCTGGCCGGTCAGGTCCTGGAAGTCCTGGGCCATCATGATGTCCATCAGGTGGCCGCGGGTCGCCACCGCGGCGCTGCGCGATACGGCCAGGCTGGCGATGGTCTTCTCGGCCAGCGCGCGCCATTCCGGACTGCCCTCGCCGCTGTCCAGCAGCGTTTGCCAGGAACGCGTGAGCTCCACCGCCGCGCCGTCGATCCCTTCCTGCAGCGGGCTGGCGGCATCGGTGGCGTCCAGCACCCGCTTGGCAGCCTGTTCCGACAGGCGCGCCACGTAGTCGAGACGGTCGCGCGCATCCGGGATGTCGCTGGCGGCTTTCTCGATCAGCTTGTCCAGGCCCAGACCGCGCAGGTTCTCGTGCAACGCGCGGGTCATATGCCCGATCCGGCTCAGGACCTCGTCGTGCGAGCCCGAGTCGGGAAGTGGCTCGGTCATTTTCAGGCTGCCTTTTCCATCTTTTCGAAAATCTTGTTCAGCTTTTCGTCCAGCGTGGCGGCGGTGAAAGGCTTCACGACATAGCCGTTGGCGCCCGCTTGCGCGGCCGCGATGATGTTTTCCTTCTTCGCTTCGGCGGTCACCATCAGCACCGGAAGCTTGGCCAGTGCGGGATCGGCACGGATGTTCTGCAGCATGGTCAGACCGTCCATGTTCGGCATATTCCAGTCCGAGACCACGAAGTCGAACTGTTCGCTGCGCAGTTTGGCCAATGCCATCACGCCATCTTCGGCTTCGTCGACGTTGGCGTAACCCAGTTCCTTCAACAGATTCCGCACGATGCGACGCATCGTCGAGAAATCGTCAACAACTAAAAAACGCATCTTTGGATCAGCCATGAAATACTCCGTTGTTACTCTGTATATATGTATTAGTGGGACTTCGACTCTGCGAAAGCAGGCCTAAGCATAGCATTTTTGTTGCTCTACGGCGATAAAACCGGGGCTAAAGGGGTGCGAACGGATCAAACGCGCAACGCCCGGCTGCCCTGCGTTGCCAGATGACCAAGTACCATGCCCGGCAAGGCCGTCAGTGCGCCCACTTCATGGGCGGCGCCGATGGCGATCGCCTCGCGCGGCATGCCGAACACGACGCAGGATGCCTCGTCCTGGGCGAAGTTGGTGGCGCCGGCATTGCGCATTTCCAGCATGCCTTGGGCGCCGTCCTTGCCCATCCCGGTCAGGATCACCCCGACCGCATTCTTGCCGGCCGCCTGGGCCGCCGAGCGGAACAGCACGTCCACCGAAGGCCGGTGGCGGTTGACCGGCTCGGTCTGCTCGATCTTCGTCATGTAGTTGGCGCCGGAGCGGGACAACAGCAAATGGGAGTGGCCCGGTGCGATATAGGCGTGGCCGGGCAGCACGCGCTCGTTGCCCTGCGCTTCGCTGACGCTGATCCGGCACAGCGAATCGAGGCGCCTGGCAAAGGAGCTGGTGAAGCCTTCCGGCATGTGCTGGGCGATCAGGATGCCCGGGCAGTCGGACGGCATCTGCATCAGGAATTCGCGGATCGCCTCGGTGCCGCCGGTGGAGGCGCCGATGATGATCAGCTTTTCCGACGAGGTCAGCGGGCTGCGCAACTGCGGCAGCTGGGCGCCGGGCGGCGGCGCGTGCAGGGTACGCGGCTTGATGCGGGCGCGCGCGGCGCCGCGGATCTTGTCGGCGATGAGCTCCGTGTACTCGCGCATCCCGGTCTGGATCGAGATCTTCGGCTTGGTGACGAAGTCCACCGCGCCCAGTTCCAGCGCGCGCATGGTGATCTCGGAGCCGCGTTCGGTCAGCGAGGACACCATCAGCACCGGCATCGGGCGCAGGCGCATCAGCTTTTCGAGGAAATCGAGGCCGTCCATCTTCGGCATCTCGACGTCGAGCGTCAGCACGTCGGGATTGGTGCGCTTGATCAGCTCGCGCGCGACGAGGGGATCGGGCGCCACGCCGACGACTTCCATGTCCGGCTGCGAATTCACGATCTCGGTCATCACGCTGCGGATCAGCGCGGAATCGTCGACGATCGCCACTTTGATCTTGTTCGTGGAGTGCATGTTGTGCCCTTTCGTCAGAACAGGTCGATGTCGCCGCCGACCGGCGCGACCTTGAGGCGGCTGGCGTAGTCGAGCTCGCGCCTCGCCAGCGTGTCGTTTTGGGTTTGCATCAGCTTCTTGACCAGCACCTTGCCGGTGCGCGGGAAGAAGTACACCTTGCGCGGATAGATGTCGTTCAGGTCTTCGGCCAGCACCGGGATGCGCTCGGTCTTCAGGAACTGCGTCACGAAGGCCGCGTTGCGCTCGCCGACATTCATGGCCGAGAAGCCGCGCAGCACGGCGCCGCCGCCGAACACCTTCGCTTCCAGATGCTCGCGGCGCGCGCCGGCCTTCAGCAAATCGTTGATCAGCACTTCCATCGCATAGGTCCCGTAGCGCATCGAGGCCGACACCGGGTTGCCGGGGTCGCCGCCGTCCGGCAGCATGAAGTGGTTCATGCCGCCCAGGCCCTTGACGCGGTCGCGGATGCAGGCCGAGACGCAGGAACCCAGCACCGTCACGATCAGCATCTCCTTGCCGGTGTAGTAGTACTCGCCCGGCAGGATCTTGGCGGCTTCGCAGTCGAAGGTGCGGTCGTAATAGACGTTGGTGGCGAAATGGCTGTTGGTATCCATGGCGGTGCCTGTTAACTCAACTCGTACACCGTCTTGCCGCGCAGGCGCAGCGAGTCGGACACATACAGGAAGTTTTCGGAATGCCCCGCGAACAGCAGGGCCTCCGGCTTCATCAGGGGCACGAAGCGCGACAGGATCTTGCGCTGGGTGGCCTTGTCGAAGTAGATCATCACGTTGCGGCAGAAGATCGCGTCGAACGGTCCGCGCAGGTCCCAGCCGTCGGCCAGCAGGTTGAGCTGGCGGAAGGTGACCAGGTTGCGCAGTTCGGGGCGCACGCGCACCAGGCCCTCCTGCGCGCCCTTCCCCTTCAGGAAGAAGCGGCGCAGGCGCCCGGCCTCGAGCTTTTCGACCCGTTCGATCGGATAGACGCCGGCGCCGGCGGTGGCCAGCACGTTGGTGTCGATGTCGGTCGCGATGATGGACACCGGCGGGGTGAGCGTATCGAACGCCTCGCACATGGTCATCGCGATCGAGTAGGGCTCCTCGCCGGTCGAGCTGGCCGAACACCAGATCGTCAACGGCGTGCCCGGATGCTGGCGGCGCGCCTTGAGCGCATGCTCGGCCAGCAGCGGGAAGTGGTGGGCCTCGCGGAAGAAGGAGGTCAGGTTGGTGGTCAGGGCATTCGTGAACGCCTCCCACTCCTGCCCGGCGGGGCCACTGAGGCGTCCCGCTTCGAGAGCGTCGAGATAGCGCGAAAAGGATTCGATGCCGGTGGCGCGCAGGCGGCGCGCGAGCCGGCTGTAGACCATTTCCTGCTTGCTGTCGGCCAGCGAAATGCCGGCGCGCTGGTAGATCAGGCCGCGCACGCGCTCGAAGTCGGCGCGCGTGAACTCGAATTCCTTGCCAGTTTCCTGCTTGGTATGAAGCGGCACGTTATTACCTTTGGGTGTTTGTCGATCCTGCGGACCCGTTCGACCGGGTCCGCTACTGCTATCCCTGCGCCGCGGTTTCCGTTCCTTACGCTACCATCTTGTCGATCAGGCCCATCTCGCTGGACGACATCAGGCGGTCGATGTCGATCAGGATCAGCATGCGCTCGTCGACGGTGCCCAGGCCCATCAGGTAGTCGGAATTGAATGCGGTGCCCATTTCCGGCGCCGGCTTGATCTGGTCCGGCGTCAGGGTGGTGACGTCCGACACGCTGTCCACGACCATGCCCATGATGCGGCCGCCGATGTTCAGGATGATCACGACGGTGAACTGGTCGTAGGTGGGGGTGCCGAGGTTGAACTTGATGCGCATGTCGACCACCGGGATGATGATGCCACGCAGGTTGATCACGCCTTTGATGAATTCGGGGGCGTTGGCGATGCGGGTCACGGCTTCGTAGCCGCGGATCTCCTGCACCTTCAGGATGTCGATCCCGTACTCCTCGGAGCCGAGGGTGAAGGCCAGGTATTCGCTGCCGCTGCCGTCGCGCGCGTCGGCCGGTTTGGTGGTCTGTTGAATGGACATGTCGGTTCCTGATTCAGAAAGTTTTGAGTTTTATAAAACGACGGTATCGTCCGTCAGCTGACGCGACGAGCGCAGCAGCGCAGCCACGTCCAGGATCAACGCCACGCCGCCATCGCCGAGGATGGTGGCGCCGGAGATCCCGGCCACCTTGCGGTAGTTCGATTCCAGGTTCTTCACCACCACCTGCTGCTGGCCCACCAGTTCGTCGACGAACAGCGCGGCCTTGCGTCCTTCGGTCTCGAGGATAACCAGGATGCCTTCGGATGGATCGGTATAGCGCGGCTCGATGTTGAACATCTGGTACAGCGGCACCAGCGGCAGGTATTCGCCGCGCACCTTGACCACGCGGCCCTGGCCGGCGATCTCCTTGACCTCGTGCTTCGCCGGCTGCAGCGACTCGACCACGAAGCCGAGCGGCAGGATGTAGATCTCGTCGCCGCAGCGGATCGACATGCCGTCCAGGATCGCCAGCGTCAGCGGCAGCGAGATCAGGATCGTGGTCCCGAAGCCCTTCGCCGACCGGATGTCGATGGTCCCGCCCATCTGCGTGATATTGCGCTTGACGACGTCCATGCCGACCCCGCGGCCGGACACGTCGGTGACGATTTCGGCGGTCGAGAAGCCCGGCGCGAAGATCAGCTGCCAGACCTCGGCGTCGCTCATGTTCTCGGAGACCGGCAAGCCGTTCTGCCGCGCCTTGGCCAGGATCCGTTCGCGATTCAGGCCGCCGCCGTCGTCGGCCACTTCGATCACGATGTTGCCGCCCTGGTGGGCTGCGGACAGGAACAGGCGGCCCGATTCGGATTTGCCGGCAGCCACGCGGGCGGCCGGCATCTCGATGCCGTGGTCGATCGAGTTCCTGACCAGGTGGGTCAGTGGATCGACGATGCGTTCGATCAGGCCCTTGTCCAGTTCCGTCGCCGCGCCGTTGGTGATGAAGTCGACCTTCTTGCCCAGCTTGGAGGCCAGGTCGCGCACCATGCGCGGGAAGCGCGAGAACACGAAGTCCATCGGCATCATGCGGATCGACATCACGGCTTCCTGCAGGTCGCGGGTATTGCGGGTCAGCTGCGACACCGAAGCGAGCAGGCGCTGGTGGACCATCGGGTCCAGGCCGTCGCTGCGCTGCTCGATCATGGCCTGGGTGATCACCAGTTCGCCGACCAGGTTGATCAGCTGGTCGACCTTCTCGATCGAGACCCGGATCGAGCCCGATTCGGCGTGCGCGTGGGCGGCGCCGTCGGCCTTCTTGACGGCCTTCTTCTCGGCCGCGGCTTCGGTCACCTCGAGCGCTTCCGGACGACTGGAAGCAATCTCAGGGCTTTTTCGCGAGGCCATGGCCTCGCCTTCCGCCACGATGCCGGCCTCGCGGCGGATCTGCTCGATCGGCTGGAAGAAGCCGTAGCCGCGCTCGTCGTCGGTCTGCTCCGGCTGCGCGCCGTCGAGCGCTTCGTTCGGGTCGAAGAAGCCGTAGCCCTGCTCGTCCTCGATGCGGGCGCGCTCGGCGGCCTCCAGGGCGCGCTGCTCGGGCGTGAGCGGCGGCGCTTCGAAGATCTTCAGGTCATCCGGATCCATCACGAAGGAGCAGATCGCGACGATGTCGTCCAGCCCTTCGTGGGTCATGATGATGAGCGCGCTGCGTCCGCCGGACAATGGGGTGACCGAGACGCGGCCCAGCAGGCCAAGTTCGTCGACCAGGGCGTTCACGTCGCGCTGCGGGAGATCCGGCAGCTCGATCTTGTAGCGGTGCGCGCCTTCGCGCACTTCCTGCTTCTGCTCGGCGTGCAGGAAGGACGGCACGGTCGGCTGGTGCGCGCCGACGACGACGCCCTCGGACAGGTCGTGCAGCATCATGCGCACGTTGGCGACCGCTTCCTGGTCGACGCTGGCGCCGTTGCGGTGGCCGTCGAGCTGCATCTTGAGGATGTCCTTGGCGGCCAGGAAGGCGTCGACGTGCTGCGCCGTGAGGGACATCTCACCCTTGCGGATGCGGTCCAGCAGCGACTCCAGCACGTGGGTCACTTCGCTCATGTCGTTCAGGCCGAAGGTCGAGGCCCCGCCCTTGATCGAATGGGCGGTGCGGAAGATCGCATTCAGGTCTTCCGCGTCCGGTGCGGCGATATCGACGGCCAGCAGCAGACGCTCCTTTTCGGCGAGGAGCTCTTCCGCCTCGTCGAAAAAGACCTGGTAGAACTGGCTGATGTCGATGGTCATGATGTGTCGCTTGTCGCTTTCGGCTTAGCCGATGACTTTCTTGACCACCTCGATCAGGCGCTGCGGGTCGAAAGGCTTGACCAGCCAGCCATTGGCGCCGGCGGCGCGGCCTTTCGATTTCATCTCGTCCGAGGATTCGGTGGTGAGCATCAGGATCGGCACCTTGGCATAGGTCGGCAGGCTGCGCAGCGACTTGATCAGCGTGAGGCCATCCATTTTCGGCATGTTCTGGTCGGTCAGGACCAGGTCGACGGTCTGCTGCTTCGCCTTTTCCAGGCCATCCTGGCCATCGACGGCCTCCACCACCTGGTAGCCGGCGGCTTTCAGGCTGAACGCCACCATCTGGCGCAGGGAACTGGAATCGTCAACCGCAAGAATCGTTTTTGCCATTTTATGTTTGCTCCCTGGGGTCAGAGTCCGGTTCTTCTTTTGGGGACTCTGACCCCGGTTTTAGTTGGTTAGAATAATTCGACGTCGCCACTCTCGAGATGCCGCTGCTCCACCGACTTCCTCAGCATGCTGCGCAGCTCGAGCGACTGGATCGCCAGCGCCATGCTGACCTTGCCCAGCCGGTCGACGATCTCCTCGCTGTGGCTGTCGGGCGCGATGTCGGCGCCGTGCTCGCTGAGCGTGGTCAGGAATTCGCGCAGTCCGCTCACGCGGCGCAGCGTACGGTCGAGCAGCTGGCTGGTCATGTCCTGGAACTGCATGCTGGTGATCGCCGTGTTCACGTGCTGGCCGATCTCGCCCGACATGCCGGTCAGCTTTTCGCTTTCCTCGGCCGACGGCGCCTCGCCCGCGAGCAGGCGGTTGATGCTCTGCTGGCGCGCGTCGACCGCCTGGTGGATCGCCATGAAGCTGGAGGTCAGCTTTTCGACGGCCTCCTCGAGCAGCAGCGTGGTCTGCACCAGGTCGGTCTCGACCTCGTTCAGGTGACGACGGCCGTGGTCGGACACACCGGACAGCAGGCGCTTGACGTGCGACCCTAAAATCTTTTTTCTTGTCATTGAGTTCTCCAGAACTATCCGGGCGCCCTACTTCGCCGTCGCCTGCTCCGGCTCCGCCAGCCCGCCGCCGGTCGCAGAAGCCACCGCCTTGGCGGCGCCGTCGGCATCGTCCGGGACGTCGAGCGCATTGCTGCCGCTGCCGCCGTCGCGCAGCACTGCTTCCTCGGTGCGCTTGTTCATCACCAGGATGCTGATCCGGCGGTTGACCGGGTTGAACGGATCCTTGCGGTCCAGGTGGTTGGCGGCGGCCAGGCCGACCACGCGCAGCACCTTGTCGTCGGCCAGGCCGCCGCGCACCATTTCGCGGCGCGAGGCGTTGGCGCGGTCGGCCGACAGTTCCCAGTTCGTGTAGCCGCTGGCGGTCATGTACGGCGTCGAATCGGTATGGCCCGACAGGCTCAGCTTGTTCGGCACATCGTTCAGCACCAGCGCCAGCACGTCGAGGATATCGCGAGTGTAAGGCTGCAGCTCGGCCTTGGCGCTCTCGAACATCGGACGGTTCTTCTCGTCGACGATCTGGATGCGCAGCCCTTCGCTGGTGACGTCGAGCAGCAGCTGGTTCTTGTACTTCTTCAGCTGCGGATTGGCTTCGATGGTCGATTCGATCTTCTGCTTCAACCTGGCCAGGCGCTCGGCTTCCTCGTGTTCGAGGGCGGCGCGCGCGGCCTTCAGGTCGTAGGTCTTCTTGTCGGCCGGGGTATCGCCCTTCTTGACCTGGCCGTTACGGCGCGTCAGGTCCTGGCCGCCGCCCTGCAGGATCGAGGAGCTGTCGCCGCTGCCGGAACCGCCCTGCATCGCGACCTTCAGGGGGGTCTTGAAGTAGTTGGCGATGCCTTCCATGTCGCCCTTGGTGGTCGAGCCGAGCAGCCACATGAGCAGGAAGAAGGCCATCATCGCCGTCACGAAGTCGGCGTACGCGATCTTCCAGGCGCCGCCATGATGGCCATGGCCGCCCTTCTTGATGCGCTTGACGATAATCGGCCGCTGGCCTTCATCAGCCATTACTTGCTCTTCGCTTTCTTGATGTGGTCTTCGAGTTCGGCGAAGGTCGGACGCTCGGTCGAATACAGGACCTTGCGGCCGAATTCAACCGCCAGCGCCGGCGCATAACCGTTCAGGCTGGCCAGCAGCGTGACTTTCACGGTCTGGAACATCTTGGTCGACTCCTCCAGTTTCTGTTCCAGCAGGCTGGCCA
This window of the Massilia sp. WG5 genome carries:
- the cheD gene encoding chemoreceptor glutamine deamidase CheD; the encoded protein is MDTNSHFATNVYYDRTFDCEAAKILPGEYYYTGKEMLIVTVLGSCVSACIRDRVKGLGGMNHFMLPDGGDPGNPVSASMRYGTYAMEVLINDLLKAGARREHLEAKVFGGGAVLRGFSAMNVGERNAAFVTQFLKTERIPVLAEDLNDIYPRKVYFFPRTGKVLVKKLMQTQNDTLARRELDYASRLKVAPVGGDIDLF
- a CDS encoding chemotaxis response regulator protein-glutamate methylesterase; translation: MHSTNKIKVAIVDDSALIRSVMTEIVNSQPDMEVVGVAPDPLVARELIKRTNPDVLTLDVEMPKMDGLDFLEKLMRLRPMPVLMVSSLTERGSEITMRALELGAVDFVTKPKISIQTGMREYTELIADKIRGAARARIKPRTLHAPPPGAQLPQLRSPLTSSEKLIIIGASTGGTEAIREFLMQMPSDCPGILIAQHMPEGFTSSFARRLDSLCRISVSEAQGNERVLPGHAYIAPGHSHLLLSRSGANYMTKIEQTEPVNRHRPSVDVLFRSAAQAAGKNAVGVILTGMGKDGAQGMLEMRNAGATNFAQDEASCVVFGMPREAIAIGAAHEVGALTALPGMVLGHLATQGSRALRV
- a CDS encoding chemotaxis protein CheW, giving the protein MSIQQTTKPADARDGSGSEYLAFTLGSEEYGIDILKVQEIRGYEAVTRIANAPEFIKGVINLRGIIIPVVDMRIKFNLGTPTYDQFTVVIILNIGGRIMGMVVDSVSDVTTLTPDQIKPAPEMGTAFNSDYLMGLGTVDERMLILIDIDRLMSSSEMGLIDKMVA
- the cheA gene encoding chemotaxis protein CheA — encoded protein: MTIDISQFYQVFFDEAEELLAEKERLLLAVDIAAPDAEDLNAIFRTAHSIKGGASTFGLNDMSEVTHVLESLLDRIRKGEMSLTAQHVDAFLAAKDILKMQLDGHRNGASVDQEAVANVRMMLHDLSEGVVVGAHQPTVPSFLHAEQKQEVREGAHRYKIELPDLPQRDVNALVDELGLLGRVSVTPLSGGRSALIIMTHEGLDDIVAICSFVMDPDDLKIFEAPPLTPEQRALEAAERARIEDEQGYGFFDPNEALDGAQPEQTDDERGYGFFQPIEQIRREAGIVAEGEAMASRKSPEIASSRPEALEVTEAAAEKKAVKKADGAAHAHAESGSIRVSIEKVDQLINLVGELVITQAMIEQRSDGLDPMVHQRLLASVSQLTRNTRDLQEAVMSIRMMPMDFVFSRFPRMVRDLASKLGKKVDFITNGAATELDKGLIERIVDPLTHLVRNSIDHGIEMPAARVAAGKSESGRLFLSAAHQGGNIVIEVADDGGGLNRERILAKARQNGLPVSENMSDAEVWQLIFAPGFSTAEIVTDVSGRGVGMDVVKRNITQMGGTIDIRSAKGFGTTILISLPLTLAILDGMSIRCGDEIYILPLGFVVESLQPAKHEVKEIAGQGRVVKVRGEYLPLVPLYQMFNIEPRYTDPSEGILVILETEGRKAALFVDELVGQQQVVVKNLESNYRKVAGISGATILGDGGVALILDVAALLRSSRQLTDDTVVL
- a CDS encoding CheR family methyltransferase, which produces MPLHTKQETGKEFEFTRADFERVRGLIYQRAGISLADSKQEMVYSRLARRLRATGIESFSRYLDALEAGRLSGPAGQEWEAFTNALTTNLTSFFREAHHFPLLAEHALKARRQHPGTPLTIWCSASSTGEEPYSIAMTMCEAFDTLTPPVSIIATDIDTNVLATAGAGVYPIERVEKLEAGRLRRFFLKGKGAQEGLVRVRPELRNLVTFRQLNLLADGWDLRGPFDAIFCRNVMIYFDKATQRKILSRFVPLMKPEALLFAGHSENFLYVSDSLRLRGKTVYELS
- a CDS encoding response regulator; this encodes MAKTILAVDDSSSLRQMVAFSLKAAGYQVVEAVDGQDGLEKAKQQTVDLVLTDQNMPKMDGLTLIKSLRSLPTYAKVPILMLTTESSDEMKSKGRAAGANGWLVKPFDPQRLIEVVKKVIG